From Malaya genurostris strain Urasoe2022 chromosome 2, Malgen_1.1, whole genome shotgun sequence:
CGAACAAGTGATAGTCGGATGGCATCACGTCTGGACTATAAGTCGGGTGGGgcaaattttttcagtaaactAACTTTCGAATAACTTTTGATTGGAGCCGTAACATTGCTTCAAATCACCATTTGAATCACTCAAGATATTTCTGCAGTAGCGAACAACGGCTGGATTTTCTTTACATTGAAGAATTGATGCAGCACTTTCTGAAAATGACGCTTATTCTGTTTAAAACTGATCATGATTTGACTTAAGACAGTTTTTGATTACGATTGAAATGCACACATGTGTATAAAACTAGAATACGACGCATGAAGACTTCTCACCTTGGGCCATTTCGTCAGAAGTCATACTGCCAAACTTTCAAGCATTTTAAAGACTATTTTCTCTTTAGGATCATCAAAGTCATAttagtgtaaaaaaaatatcgctACTCGGGAAGTGTCCCGACACTTAAATCCTTGCTTGCGGCGGTACAGCAGTCCAAATTGAGGTCCAGGTCAATGAAGGTTATAATTATTCGGAAGGTTGAAAAACCTGTCGCGGTAGAAGAAAGCCGCAAACTGTTAAAGTTAAATCAAGCAGTGAATGCTAAAAGTTTAGCTAAACTTTTGAACCAGTTAGAACCGAAGTCAAGGCGAAACTCAAAaaccaaaacggaactcatatCGGAGGATTGTTGTCACAGTAGTAGCGGTGGTGACACCAGCAGCCGTAGTAACTGTAGTCAGTTGGAGCTCGATAGCTCATCTGACAACAGCGAAAACAGTGGCCCAAAGTTTTTGCAGGAAGAACAAAGTTAGTATGTAAATTGATGGATGTTTGTTTTGTTGGTGTTTTGAATATGTcactataacaaatcgaatgtaaTTAAATCGTCTCGGAATTGTGAGAAATTTGGTACTGGTTTGATTGTTTCTAATATTGGTTCTAATTTTTAAATACAAGAATTTCACGTGAAATGCTTCGTGTGTGTTTTGTCCTAAAATTTATTACCAAATGTCCTAAATTCAAGCATATTATACGTGAGTGTATGAAATCATGTGTTTTATAACATGTATCATAGCGGTTCATATTTTAATGCCTGACTACGAACTTTATTTTATTGGGCACTGTTCCTGTTACAATAGACTAGAATGTTACAATTCTAAAAATACTTTTACCTCATGTAAACGAGAATGGATATATCTGATTATTGTTGGAGAGCAATTTAAAATTAGTTCCTCATGTGAATAAAATTTTAACCCAATCGAACTTTTCCTGTTTTGAATAACCAATCAAAGCGATGCTTTTCAAACATTATACATTGGAATACATCAGTGTATTTTAAATCTCCACTATTGTTAATGCATAAATCAAGTTATTAGAATCTATTGATCCATTCAGGACTTTCTATTTCATACTGAAAGCAAAATCGTGTCCCAAGCCAAAACAGTAATGCAACGCTATTTCTCTCGTGTATGAAACCATGTACTCTCCGTAGTCAAACAACAACTTGGTATCCATCCGTGTTTGTAATAGACGGGAGTAAAAATTACGTGCACAACTCACCGACCTTTACGGAAAGCAACTGTGGctatgttccattttttctgttctcaatcgacattgatttgttttttttttctccgaaTGTCGGAATGTCAGCGGCCCGTTATTTGCGGCGGGTACCGTAGGATTTGATGAGGGGGTGGTGTAATTCTGAACCTGACATACGCGCAGGAATCGAAGACCACAAGACGCAGCATGGGAGTGCTCTGGTTGCTGTCAATTCAACTGGGTGGTTTGTTTGCTACGAATATTGTTTTCAAGGTGGCCCGAAATGAATGACGGGAACGCAACCACCACCGAAGTAATTAGCATGATGATTTGGACAGCAATTAATTGCCAAGTCACCACTGTCAGTTGCACTGCGAATAGTGCCGAGCAAACGTGCGTTCTGTTTACGTCCTCGTCGTCGTCCCAATGAGCGTCTGGGTGGGTTAGTCCGATTTTCATTGAGTCATGAGACTGTGTTTGTTTCTGTTTTGTGTTGTCGGTTCGGAAAAGTAGATGAAATTGTAACTCCCCGTCATGCTGTCCGGAACCAACAAAAAACGGTGCATCTGGGAATGGAATTGGGGAATGATGCACATCTACTTTATTTAGGTCGATATGTAATCAATTGCGGTATGATCCAATTTTCGCACTGGTGTTCTGTGCCATGATTCAGAAAGGCACAACTTTTTCCGAAGGAAAATTATACTTACGCTCAGTGGCAAGAGGGATTAGCTAAGTTTTCCCGACCTGAAGAGAAGCAAAATGTATCAGTTTGTTTGATGCAAAATGTATcagttttttgctgttttagaTTACGCTGGTAATATCCATTTGCGGTTTCCTTCGTAGATTTATTCTACTTCAGACTGGTACTTTACTAGTTTAGTAGATTTCCAATAGAGTAATATAATCATTCAACCTCgattgaagttccgattttgaaaaGAGATTTAATCGATATCTCACATATCCAGCTGGAATACTGAATGTAAATTAGATTGGTAATttaaaaccggggtaaaataaagcgGAATACCAATAAAAGATTGAGCTTGAGCGGCCACCCCTGGTAGCTACTCCATTACTGGTAGGGATTAGCCGAAATTGTatagggaatttctagatgatccgacctgggactggcaaATCAACCTTCAATGTACaccttctggtaaccccagaattcttTTATcagtaccgacgccggccagtcccgaacgtagatcgactaaggaatgggaagggatgttagtccaacacttgttcttactagaggccgtatatactactgcgatgtgcacaaatttagattcaaatgaaaggtcttatggacccatacaaagttcctgaatttcatttcgattcgacttccggcggtttcggaattacagggtgatatgcaccaaaattgtgaaaataatgttactttcctcgaagacggctgaaccgattttcactatccTAGATTCTACTAAAAGCaggggcgtctcgtcctcatgtgcacctcgtgcactgcacaaccgatcAAATTGATGGAATTAATGCATCCCCCCATCCGCAcgcatttatttttatactcTCTATTTTTTCGATGAAAGCATGTTGTATGGCTCTGAATATAAAATCATGAGTGATTTTGTCCACAGCGCATTATGCACAAATTCTCCCTAAGCTGCAGCAAGCGCATGCAGCTTAGGGAGAATTGCAAATTGCGCCAATAACAGCCAAACAATCTTTTCATATCGCATTGCCGTGGTGCTCTGAACTCGAGTACTTTGCCTTGTGCACCGAAATTGCGCCCACATCTTATAATACATCCaacttaaaatttcaagtatctctaGTCGCTGTGTTAgtatcttttccgtgcacatgagttactgcacagattcaagaagaaaaGAAATCACTCAGTTCAGTCCTGAGATTTgtcgctctctctctctgtcgctTCTGGCTctttgagaacttgtatgcacaccttcagaagagacttatgcttatggcagttgaaaacgaattgctgtctcagttacaacgtcgaagcggtttttattgatgaagctattgaaaaattttttcgtCCTGCAGAGAGCCGAAttcttctatgattctatgatgatacgaaataagtttgaaaaaaaacaaactcccTTCCGGAAGTATATCGTCGTTATCCATTTCTCAATCTttggttttcacttacaacgaactgttatttACGATATCGTACCACTCAATCAGTGCACAACCTgtgaattttgtcacgagacgccactgactaAAAGAAAGATCTTAGGAAGCCttaagaatattccaattttcattcggatcaaacccttGTTTtcggaggtagggtgcttagtgtaaaaatgtgaattccaaaaatgtttttttcataagctacctctttatattggctagtgaatttctctagtttgcagaccatgagaatcTGTCACCTTATTTGGTCCATTGATAGTCGCATAAATGATTTGTTAAATTTAACAAAGTCCAAcggtactttttttttcaaatttcgaatcGCCATAGAAAATCTTAAAATATTTTGTAGATCTTTTTAGTGTATGGTTGACACTATACCGATCTCTAGCTTTCGGTCCcagaagtaccgacaataataatcaaatgtgacttcactttctcacatatgattgaacagattttaactaacttaaattcaaatgtactatatcaatgtagtagtattatgcaataggaatcttcaaaactcttttctaaattttgtttacatttcgtaTTAGacgcatcagtgcatagcagtttaaattgaactgcttcatgcaaaactcggcagttcaatttgaacagctaagcagacgtaaagtttctaagctatttgcagaacaatttttgtttagcaccgaagtgccatatcTAAACtgatgtgccgaacgaaaacggatTTTTGACTTTAAATGGCCGATTCAGGTTTTATCATTCAGGGATTAGCCtaattttgtgcttagggcacataattttgaattttgttacatagttttgaattttgtttacgtttcgtcttagactcaccaGCCATAGTCagcctgatgagtctaagatgaaacgtaaaaaaaattcactttttcgcaataaagtttttatctttggaaaaaaacggcggaagctaaATTGTACACTTGATACTatttactttattttatttctatcattcaatttataatcttgaaagacgagcaacaacatggaagaagaaaaaaaaaacaaacaaaacttttctcagaagccagccggaaattgataagttgaatggactcagttcgggtttacatctcatccaagtcagtcgataaaacaaaaccgcttacgttggggacagaagaaaccaagtacagtattgtgtagtgaacaaaagaacgatctcgaaatgagtgaaccaaacgaacagaagctaccgccggtacgaaagaatacaattattgttgacttcagacagtgcaaaaatcgaccttcgatacgagaacttgaaggtttgcttaaggagcaaatgcatcttgacactaaacgtgtgcatttacttcaatgcaataagaccaataatgttgtttatatccagttctataaagagttggatgcaattcaattcgctaaagacaataataatatgCATTATGTGGagtatgaaaatatcaagtacaacattccagtatatatggaagatagtgctatagaagtgcgtgtgcatggtcttccctcaagcgtcatcgatccttatattcgccataccatgtcccaatacggggagattctctctatcgaaaaagaaaagtggaagaattttttccccgatattctaaatggcgtacgtttgttacgcatgcgcttgaggaggcctatatcttcttatgtgacattcggtcaggatacaagaataccgtgcaaatcacttgttacctatgacaatcagatggccacatgtcaatattaccaacaagctgttcactacggtaagccatgtgataaaccggacaaggagacaactataccaaaggacaacggtgcttccttcacaccaacccctagcaaccccagtacacctgtgacagtcaccgacaacagggaagtatccccttcaactaaACcctccaacgtaacccctatagaacaaaggacactagctgcagttaacagcttaccatccaaccaaccagcaactgcaaacaatgtacaacaaggcgcatctacagcaactagcaacgaaatcaacaacaataccacggcaatggatgacgagacgaaccacgaacaaactgcccctcaatcctcgcaggaggaaaatggaagctcctctccccctagaaaaagggtgacaacgagatccaatacaaaa
This genomic window contains:
- the LOC131429624 gene encoding uncharacterized protein LOC131429624, which translates into the protein MSEPNEQKLPPVRKNTIIVDFRQCKNRPSIRELEGLLKEQMHLDTKRVHLLQCNKTNNVVYIQFYKELDAIQFAKDNNNMHYVEYENIKYNIPVYMEDSAIEVRVHGLPSSVIDPYIRHTMSQYGEILSIEKEKWKNFFPDILNGVRLLRMRLRRPISSYVTFGQDTRIPCKSLVTYDNQMATCQYYQQAVHYGKPCDKPDKETTIPKDNGASFTPTPSNPSTPVTVTDNREVSPSTKPSNVTPIEQRTLAAVNSLPSNQPATANNVQQGASTATSNEINNNTTAMDDETNHEQTAPQSSQEENGSSSPPRKRVTTRSNTKKNYLKTQLNRPRKTCTQIGLNKISFK